A portion of the Cryptomeria japonica chromosome 5, Sugi_1.0, whole genome shotgun sequence genome contains these proteins:
- the LOC131079786 gene encoding L-type lectin-domain containing receptor kinase IX.1-like, with product MALISLHPLCFVVVFASIFVAQAGTVNFTFPPQDNLVKYNDTVFKDGAIDLTKNEYKSNLRTSIGWATYNEPIPMWDSSSQALANFTSHFQFRIQRYSSGGDGITFFIAPFDAEPPVNSSGKWLGLFNRIIDGNSSNQIVAVEFDTFKNNFDPDDNHVGIDVNSADSSETVSLNQTTGNWLAGETLSNENKWDAWVDYDGGAKQIQVFLLYNPSGNTSNISKPGTPILSYKIDLSKFVPENVKVGLSASTGKASETHIIYSWNFSSKYSWEISTGNEGSVRVVLISVFASLFVLCCFIFVGVSWYRRKRMSGDEGREESDVELDEWFAQGPRKFSYAELSAATRNFSDDEKLGEGGFGGVYKGILPSTNESVAVKRISEGSKQGRKEYITEVTIISKLRHRNLVQLLGWCHQKGEFLLVYEFLLNGSLDNYLFEKQKVVMDWDRRYSIACDIASALVYLHEDWEQRVVHRDVKASNVLLDSDFNAKLGDFGLARLVGRDHAASHTTVVAGTYGYLAPECVYTGKASTESDVFSFGAVTLEIACGRRPVDWSLDKRLVEWVWNLYSQGRLLDSADKKLEGNFKGKEMERLLLLGLLCSHPDPKARPKMKEVVKILKFEAQLPNIPLNLPVAVYDSAILHSSSMPTGYGTSMTSTSSGITGTSVSSVSVSSPPTGSRTEVMSMPLLYHSEHHPSIGNGPRAEFMSM from the coding sequence ATGGCTCTGATTTCTCTTCACCCTCTGTGCTTCGTTGTTGTCTTTGCTTCGATTTTTGTCGCACAGGCAGGAACTGTCAACTTTACTTTTCCTCCTCAAGACAATTTAGTAAAGTACAACGACACTGTTTTTAAAGACGGTGCGATAGATCTCACCAAAAATGAATACAAGAGTAACCTGCGTACGAGTATTGGTTGGGCCACTTACAATGAGCCGATTCCTATGTGGGATAGCTCTTCTCAGGCGCTGGCAAATTTCACTTCACATTTTCAGTTCCGCATTCAGCGATACAGTTCTGGCGGGGATGGAATCACTTTTTTCATAGCCCCCTTCGACGCTGAACCGCCTGTCAACTCGTCTGGGAAGTGGCTAGGCCTGTTTAACCGGATAATCGACGGAAATTCATCTAATCAGATAGTTGCTGTTGAGTTCGACACATTCAAGAACAATTTCGACCCGGATGACAACCATGTGGGAATCGACGTCAATTCAGCAGATTCTAGTGAGACCGTTTCACTGAACCAAACTACAGGCAATTGGCTTGCCGGCGAGACTCTCTCGAACGAGAACAAATGGGACGCATGGGTGGATTACGATGGCGGAGCAAAGCAGATCCAGGTATTTCTTTTATATAACCCCTCTGGTAATACCAGTAACATCTCTAAACCAGGAACCCCAATCTTGTCGTATAAAATAGATCTCAGCAAGTTTGTACCGGAGAACGTCAAAGTTGGGCTTTCAGCTTCCACTGGAAAGGCAAGCGAAACCCACATAATTTACTCTTGGAATTTCTCGTCTAAATACTCTTGGGAAATCTCCACTGGAAATGAAGGTTCCGTAAGAGTTGTTTTGATTTCAGTCTTTGCCAGCTTGTTTGTCCTTTGCTGTTTCATATTCGTTGGCGTAAGCTGGTATCGCAGAAAAAGAATGTCCGGTGACGAGGGTAGAGAAGAAAGCGACGTGGAGCTGGACGAATGGTTTGCTCAAGGCCCCCGCAAGTTTTCATATGCTGAGCTCAGTGCTGCCACCAGAAACTTCAGCGACGACGAGAAGCTTGGTGAAGGAGGGTTTGGAGGCGTGTATAAAGGCATTTTGCCATCCACAAATGAGTCCGTGGCTGTAAAGAGAATATCCGAGGGTTCGAAACAAGGAAGGAAAGAATATATTACAGAGGTGACCATAATTAGCAAGCTGAGACATCGTAACCTTGTACAGCTCTTGGGGTGGTGCCACCAAAAGGGCGAATTTCTTTTGGTGTACGAATTCCTGCTGAATGGAAGTCTGGATAACTATTTATTCGAAAAGCAAAAGGTTGTCATGGATTGGGATCGAAGGTACAGCATTGCATGTGATATAGCGTCTGCTCTTGTTTACCTTCACGAGGATTGGGAACAGCGTGTTGTGCACAGAGACGTGAAGGCAAGTAATGTGTTGTTGGATTCTGATTTCAACGCAAAGCTGGGAGATTTTGGCCTGGCTAGACTGGTGGGACGCGATCATGCAGCCTCTCATACGACCGTGGTGGCGGGGACATATGGGTACCTGGCACCCGAATGTGTATATACGGGAAAGGCCAGTACAGAATCTGATGTGTTCAGCTTTGGAGCCGTCACTTTAGAAATCGCCTGTGGGAGGCGACCGGTGGATTGGAGCTTGGATAAAAGACTGGTCGAATGGGTTTGGAATTTGTATAGCCAGGGGAGGCTCTTGGATTCAGCAGATAAAAAATTGGAAGGGAATTTCAAAGGCAAGGAAATGGAGCGGCTGCTGTTGCTGGGATTGTTGTGTTCTCATCCTGATCCAAAAGCGAGGCCTAAAATGAAAGAGGTGGTAAAGATTTTGAAATTTGAAGCCCAGTTGCCAAATATTCCTCTGAATTTGCCTGTAGCTGTATATGACAGTGCCATCCTTCACTCGTCGTCGATGCCGACCGGGTATGGAACTTCTATGACGTCGACCTCATCCGGCATTACAGGTACATCTGTATCATCTGTATCAGTTTCTTCTCCTCCTACTGGTTCGCGCACCGAAGTCATGTCCATGCCTCTTTTATACCATTCAGAACATCACCCCTCGATTGGAAATGGTCCACGCGCTGAATTCATGTCCATGTAA